In the Astatotilapia calliptera chromosome 5, fAstCal1.2, whole genome shotgun sequence genome, one interval contains:
- the fbxo2 gene encoding F-box only protein 2, translating into MARNLLKNPSGEDELKFWELIENGGSQWKVEDMPGDCGHDFCSEGVTKYFATSFELCLKRQVIDLLAEGFSSEQLDAQPPVTVQDWYCGRTDCGCTYQMTVCLLDENHEVIQEFRPDSVTLDPDCDDCSWKEVNHTFSDYGPGMRFISFEHGGQDTKFWDGWFGVRVTGSSVTIEV; encoded by the exons ATGGCCAGAAACCTGCTGAAGAACCCCAGCGGAGAAG ATGAGCTGAAATTCTGGGAGCTGATAGAGAATGGTGGGAGCCAGTGGAAGGTGGAGGACATGCCGGGAGACTGTGGTCATGACTTTTGCAGTGAAGGAGTGACTAAATACTTTGCAACCTCCTTTGA GCTGTGTCTGAAGAGGCAGGTGATTGACCTGCTGGCAGAGGGATTCTCATCTGAACAGCTGGATGCACAGCCTCCTGTCACAGTACAAGACTG GTACTGTGGGAGGACGGACTGTGGCTGCACCTACCAGATGACCGTGTGTCTGCTAGATGAGAACCACGAAGTCATACAGGAGTTCAGACCAGATTCGGTGACTCTGGACCCCGACTGTGATGACTGCTCATGGAAAGAG GTTAACCACACGTTTTCTGACTATGGCCCTGGGATGCGTTTCATTTCCTTTGAACATGGAGGACAAGACACTAAGTTCTGGGATGGCTGGTTTGGAGTCCGTGTCACTGGAAGCTCCGTTACTATTGAGGTTTAA
- the svbp gene encoding small vasohibin-binding protein, whose translation MEPACRKDKPKLNSTPTRGDRAKQKSAQQELKQRQRAEIYALNKVMTELEQQQFEAFCKQMQSQGE comes from the exons ATGGAGCCTGCGTGTCGTAAAGACAAACCAAAGCTGAACTCAACCCCGACCAGAGGAGACAGAGCCAAGCAGAAGTCTGCACAGCAAGAGCTCAAGCAGCGGCAGAGAGCAGAG ATCTATGCTTTGAACAAGGTGATGACAGAGttggagcagcagcagtttgaGGCCTTTTGTAAACAGATGCAGTCACAAGGAGAATGA